GAGTCCTGGAGCATGAAGCGTGCGACGCGGGTGCCGGCATCCACCGCGGTGAGGATGAACAGCGCCTCGAACATGATCGCGAAGTGGTACCAGAACGCCATGAGCGCCTGCCCGCCGAGGGCCTGCTGCATGATGTGGGCGAGACCGAGCGCCAGGGTCGGCGCGCCACCGGTGCGCGAGACGATGGATTCCTCGCCGACCGCCTGCGCGGTGCCGGTGAGCATCTCGGGTGTGAGGTTCACCCCCGTGAGCCCGAGGGAGTTCACGAAGGCGACGGCACCCTCGACCGTGCCTCCGGTCGCTGCCGTCGGGGCGTTCATCGCGAAGTAGATGCCCTGGTCGATCGAGATCGCGGCGACGAGGGCCATGATCGCGACGAAGGATTCCATCAGCATCCCGCCGTAGCCGATGAAGCGCGTCTGGCGCTCCTTCTCGACGAGCTTCGGGGTGGTGCCGGATGCGATCAGCGCATGGAAGCCCGACAGGGCGCCGCAGGCGATCGTCACGAAGAGGAACGGGAAGAGCGGACCGGCGAACACCGGCCCCATCCCGTTCTCGCCGAAGACGCTGACGGCCGGCACCGTGATCTCGGGGCGCACGAGCACGATCGCGCCGGCGAGCATGACGATGACGCCGATCTTCATGAAGGTCGACAGGTAGTCGCGCGGGGCGAGCAGCAGCCAGACGGGGAGCACTGCGGCGATGAAGCCGTAGACGATGATGCCCCACGCGATCGTGGTGCGGTCGAGGTGGAAGATCGCCTGACCCCACTCGGTGCCGGCGACCCAGCCGCCGCCGATGATGGCCGCCATCAGCAGCGCGAAGCCGATGAGGGAGACCTCGGTGACCTTGCCCGGACGCAGGTAGCGCAGGTAGATGCCCATGAAGATCGCGATCGGGATGGTCATCGCCACCGAGAACACACCCCAGGGGCTCTCGCCGAGCGCGTTCACGACGACGAGGGCGAGGATCGCGACGATGATGAGCATGATCAGCAGCGAGGCGACGATCGCGGCGGTCCCGCCGATCCTGCCGAGCTCCTGCCTCGCCATCTGACCGATCGTGCGGCCGCCGCGACGCATCGAGAAGAACAGCACGGTGTAGTCCTGCACGGCACCCGCGAGCACGACGCCGACGATGATCCAGATGGTGCCGGGGAGGTAGCCCATCTGCGCGGCGAGCACCGGGCCGACGAGCGGTCCGGCACCGGCGATCGCGGCGAAGTGGTGCCCGTACAGCACGCGGCGGTCGGTGGGGACGTAGTCCTTGCCGTCCTGCCTGACCTCGGCGGGGGTCGCCCGCCGGTCGTCGGGTCGGGTGATGTACTTCTCGATCACCTTGGAGTAGAACCGATAGCCGATCAGGTACGTGCAGACGGCGGCGAACACGAACCAGATCGCGTTCACGGTCTCGCCGCGCACGATCGCGAGCATCGTCCAGGCGACCGCCCCGAGCAGGGCGATCGCCGACCAGAGGACGATCTTGGGCCAGGTCCAGCGGCCGGCCTTCTCGTGGTGCTCGTCGGTCAGTGCGACCGGGGGCAGGGAGGGATCGGTGGTGATCGCGGTGTCGCCGTGGCGTCCGGCGCGATCGCGGCCGGTCCCGCCGCGGCGATGCGACGAAGATGCAGTCATGGGGGTCTCCTCGGGGTGCGCGTCTTTGCGTTCCCCCACGCTAGGAAGCATCCGGGCGCTCCACCCGCCCGAGACGCAGGACATGCGACGAACGGCACGGACGACGCGACGAACGGATGCCGCGGCGGCGGTTTTTCCCGGCGCCGGCCGCCGCTGCCTCCTCGACCCGCAAGTAGGCTGGAGGGGTGGCATCCTCCCCCGTCCTGACGACTCGCGTGCTGCTCGTCTGCGCCGCGATCGGTGTCGCGACGGGCATTCTCGGAGGTGTCGCCGGCTGGATCACGCTCCCCGTCCTCGCGGGGCCGGCGTTCCTGTACGGTCTGGTGCTCGGGTCGCACGTCCTGCCCGGGATCATCGCGCAGGAGGTGCTGCGGCGTCCGTTCGTGGCGCTCGTCACGCACGTGATCGCGGCTCTCATCTCGAGCGCGTTCAACCCGGCGTGGACGCTGCGTTTCATCGGCACCGCCCTGCTCTTCGGCGCGATCCAGGAGGGCATCGCCGCGCTCACCCGCTACCGCTCCTGGGGCGCGTGGCGCTTCTTCCTGTCGGCCGGTGTGATCGGTGTGATCGTCGCGGTCGTCGTGTTCTTCGC
The sequence above is a segment of the Microbacterium sp. Root553 genome. Coding sequences within it:
- a CDS encoding ECF transporter S component, which codes for MASSPVLTTRVLLVCAAIGVATGILGGVAGWITLPVLAGPAFLYGLVLGSHVLPGIIAQEVLRRPFVALVTHVIAALISSAFNPAWTLRFIGTALLFGAIQEGIAALTRYRSWGAWRFFLSAGVIGVIVAVVVFFAAHLAVMPLWAQIAYLVISVLGPVAWTAVGLAIGTALSRAGVSRR
- a CDS encoding carbon starvation CstA family protein, encoding MTASSSHRRGGTGRDRAGRHGDTAITTDPSLPPVALTDEHHEKAGRWTWPKIVLWSAIALLGAVAWTMLAIVRGETVNAIWFVFAAVCTYLIGYRFYSKVIEKYITRPDDRRATPAEVRQDGKDYVPTDRRVLYGHHFAAIAGAGPLVGPVLAAQMGYLPGTIWIIVGVVLAGAVQDYTVLFFSMRRGGRTIGQMARQELGRIGGTAAIVASLLIMLIIVAILALVVVNALGESPWGVFSVAMTIPIAIFMGIYLRYLRPGKVTEVSLIGFALLMAAIIGGGWVAGTEWGQAIFHLDRTTIAWGIIVYGFIAAVLPVWLLLAPRDYLSTFMKIGVIVMLAGAIVLVRPEITVPAVSVFGENGMGPVFAGPLFPFLFVTIACGALSGFHALIASGTTPKLVEKERQTRFIGYGGMLMESFVAIMALVAAISIDQGIYFAMNAPTAATGGTVEGAVAFVNSLGLTGVNLTPEMLTGTAQAVGEESIVSRTGGAPTLALGLAHIMQQALGGQALMAFWYHFAIMFEALFILTAVDAGTRVARFMLQDSIGAWFPKFRDVSWRPGVWICTAIMVAGWGAILILGVTDPLGGINTFFPLFGIANQLLAAIALAVVMAIVAKRGKSYIKWLWIIGLPLAFTAVVTITASLYKIASPVPAIGYWANHFRYVAARDSGDTSLGAPEVLEAVIRNTAVQGTLSIIFVTLAIIVMVAAVVVTVKAIRNGGGENTEETPVASRRFAPAGFLPSPAERELEKEWEPILADERSTSGH